The sequence below is a genomic window from Echeneis naucrates chromosome 13, fEcheNa1.1, whole genome shotgun sequence.
GCTGTTAGATTCAAAAAATGGAGGCAGTCTGGTGAAAAAGTGCTCAGGgttcacacactttctctctctctctctctctctctctccctctctctccttgtgtgtgtgtgtgataacaTCTGTGAGTTTCAATGAATGAGAAAGGATGTATGttatcaaacaaaacacacatggcCTATTTAGCCAACAGCAAATGTCTCAGAAGGCTGTATGCATGTAACctagtgtgcatgtgtgtgtgtgtgtgtgtgtgtgtgtgtgtgtgtggtgggggagGTCAGCCGGTCTTTGATATTTAGATGTCATCAGCTCCCCACGAGATAAATTtctattccttttttattccattCTGCTCATGATGTGTTTGATTAATGTGGTCTTTAATGCATGTTACAgtccgagtgtgtgtgtgtgtgtgtcacagtgtgtgtgtgtctcactgtgtgtgttacagtatCTATCTAGGtatgtgtgctggtgtgtgtcccctcctgctgctctgtccAGCCTCCAGTTGATTGATGATCTCCCACTCCCACAGGGTCATGGGGTCATGACCTCCCACTTTTGACCCCCCTACTGAGAAggtctcgcacacacacacacacacacacacacacacacacacacacacacacacacgcgcacacacacacagcccataCAGAAACAGATGGCCTCAGGACAACTGGTGCTTCCTCACCTTTCATTATTTACAACAATTCAACACATTCACTTATTCACTGCGacaccacacaacacaacacaacacaagcacacaaacaaccaGCCCcttaatgacaaaaaataaatctgtgctAAAAGATATTTACATCTACAGATTAATGCCAGTGTGGCAAACTGTACTGAGGATGAAGAGCAACAAATGAGTCTGATCACATGTAACAACAGCACGTCCTAGTGGTGTGATGAGGTTATTAAAACCgatgaataatgtaaaaaaaaaagcaaaacaaaacaccactaAATAAATCAGACAAGACATAAGACTATATTTTACcagccacacacaaaaaaactaataaatggGAAACAGCCGTGGAGTCAACACACAAACTTATAAGTAAACCTTCAACATCTACATAAATATCatattgaagaaaaagaaaaaaatctaaatcatcATCCCTCTGGCTGCTGCATTAAAAGCTCATCTAAAAAAGAATCTGCAATGGAGCACagtctgcagaaaaataaaacacaaagccCAAAAAAACGCACACATGAAGCACACGGCTGAGCGAGATGGTTACAGATGGAgtgtgaggaggtggaggacaggaCACAGGaaatggaggatgaggaggatgaggccGAGCAGGCGGGCACAGCGGCTTATTAACTGCTTCTTATCACTTTCAGGGGACGGCGATAAGAGCTGATCAGGTTATAATGTGATGTGATCAgcctcctcttttctccatcttttcctgGGCGGCCGTCTTCAGCCAGCCGGCCACATGCTTCTCAATCTCCTGAGGTGGCGAGGAGgaagaacaacaacaagttAAAGGTCATCAGGACAACGATGAGGAATGTGAAGTATTCAGACTGAGACACACTCTGAGCGGATCTGTTATTGGATGGAAAtagttttttcatttaaaataaccTGAATTttactgtcatgttttttttcaaGTGCATCCTAAAAAACAGATGCAGATTTTAATAGTTGTTCCTGCTCTTCCCAACGTGATCCCCGTGTAATAACAGTTATTGGTGTTTCCAGCTGCAGCTAATGTGAGTTTGAATTCTTATCAGATGATAAAAACTGACTGAATAGTTGGTGACAGTTTATAAAATTTAATCCGATTATCTTCCATTGCAAAAATCACAAGGTTGACAATTCTGCTATTTCTGTAACACTTCCAATATTTTTGGTGAAATGAAAAGCATCATATTAACTCTgagttcatttttaattagcattttttgAGGGTGTAAGATTTTTCCTTAAACTGAAGTGGATTGAACAGACGATCGCTGGCTTTTATACCATCAGGATCCGTTTGAGACAGATGTGGCCTAAAGTtagtgtgaaaaacaaaactgactgatgtcagatcacatcagtcacaTCAGGATGGAACTTGAGGAAAATGGCCATCCGTGGACGGATCGTGTTCAGGTAAATGTACGAACCCCTCCTGGTCTGTGTTCTACAGATGAATAATTCACAGAGGTGCAACTACCTTCCTTGCTTTCTTGAGTGAGCAGCGGTCTGTGACTCTTCTGCTCATCATGTCAGCGCAGTGAGCGGTGTCTTCAATGAAAATGGTGCCAGCCTCCCCGTCTTCCGCCAGAGTCTTATCCGAGACCACTGACAGCTCCTGCCACGGGTCAATTCCACCTGTAGAAATGACGATATGGATTTTTCTGAGGCGTCGCCTCACTACACTGTTCCCTTACTGGAGTTTACTCTTTCAGTCATTagttcttttttctgtctggtgTCTGGTGGAACCAATCTCACCGTTGATGTAAAgaaccctgtgtgtgtgagctttgGCTCCTCCATAGTAGGCATTGGTAAAGGCGACGCGTGCAGGCAGGGAATGCTGGGAAATGCCAAACAGCAGGGGACAAAGCTGAGTATCATCCTGCAGGGTCAGCATCCCGGAGAACGGACAAGTGGCGTCCTCACAAGTCTGGTctgcacacacatgaaaaaagtggttcaggagagggagagagtgattTCATgcgtattgtgtgtgtgcgtttgtgtgtgtgtgttgtacagaAGCCGAACTCGGTGCAGGTCTGGTAGGTCCACTGTCTCGCTGCTCTCCTGCCTGAACGGAGGGACGTGTCCATCAGATCCTTCACTGCTTTCTCATGGGAGACCTCCAGACAGGGCTCTTCGTTAGTGGAGCGGtaaatctgcacacacacacacacacacacgtgtaaacaaacaaacaaacaaacacaaaggaaactcaggaatcagaaaacagctgtttggaCTTCCTGATTCCTTCTCTTTCATGAAAGATCCGCAAATATAGTGCAACAGTGACATCTGGAGGTTCAACACTGTGTGTGACGGTCTTTGTACCTGTGTGAGTTTAACGAGGCGGCTGTAGGCCTCCATCTCCGCCCCACAGGCCTCGCTGGTGTTGGTCATGAAACCGCACAGCTCAGCGATGGACATGAGGACGCCCTCCTCATTGTACTGTACAGCTCCCATGAAGATGTCAGCCAGGTTTTGCATCAGCTCGATCTGCAGACAAGATGAcgggttaaaaaaagaaaaagaaaagttttccaCTCAGAGGCATTTAGAGGCAGAGTTTgaaaaaaatttcatttgagGAGATTAGGAAGTAATGATtgcattttaatatatattgtGTTCGCTGTGACATATATCAGAGTTGGGGATGAGTGAAAATCACATTCATCCATGGCTGAAACTGTCAAAatcaatgaaataattatttgaaaGTAAGTATCATAAAGCTGGGATAGTTCTAAAGGTGATGGATGGGTGAAATAGTTAAATGTGACACCTTAATGCTTGAAAAGTGACATCTGCAGCAGGGGTTGTTTTACAGCTACGCCACCTCCAGCTCAGGGAACGGCCGACAACCTGCTCCACCACCTGAGCCGCAACTCCACCAGCAATATTTCCAACTCACATcacttttaaacacattttaacagtTGGCGTTAATAAAGAGGATGAATTGATGGGACTCTCGAGGTCCGGCTGAAGAACAAGcacatccccccccccccaacaaaaagaACAGGAATAGTCGAACAAAAGTGGACAGATGGTTTTCTGCCCCCCTTTGTCAGACCTCACAGCCACGGACTAAAGCATCAAAGCGGTCACCTGATCATCGGGATCCTTGGGGATCTGACAGCAGCCAAAGTCTGCAGCCACCTGGCTGGTATTGCCGCCCATCAGCGCAGCCTCCACGGTGGAAAAGGCGTCCCGGACGGCTGCCAGACACTGCAGGAAGAGGCCGAGCGTGAGTTTAACACACCGATGTAATGTCTGTCACATGCTTCACTTCAGACAGCTGTCTGCCTTCACACCTTGGCTGAACCGCCGACTGCTTCGTTCATGAGACTCAAGCCGACGACCTGAAACGAAGAAAGTGacagatgtgagtgtgtgaatgtggttgTTTTAAATGAGGCATGTTTAACCAGGCTAATTAGTGATAATTAGCATTTCTGTTGCTGCAGCACAAAGGGCCGTGGTATAATTCAGGACTGAGGCCTTTGAGGAAATTTGGAGGAGGTTGAAGACCTTAAGTTTGAACTCTTTGAATACAAAACAGCCTAATTACAATGAGAATACATTCTCCACCGCAATATCACATGGAGACAGATTTAAATCAGCATTAGGTCCATTGTATGGGAAATTAACCCCTTCCTCCCGTGTATTAGACAGCTCCCGTCTACAGCCCTGATGATGTGTCAGCTTACATCATTGTAGGCAGAAAAGTCCAGCTTCGCCTTCACAGGAGCCGAGGAGGCCACGGCTGCGTACACTAGATGGGGAAACTGCAAGagattcagagagagagacaacaacaAATTAAGATATAGGTCACTGCATTCGTGCATTCTGTAGTGTTTTATCTATAGTGCTCCGTTTCTCTATATTTATATCTCAAAGGGCCCGTCTGATAAAGTGAGTGAAGAATCTGTCCGCGCTCAGAAAGCCCAGTTTATCTTGTTCCTCTGCACCATGTCAGAATCTAATGAATCACTGAATCTTTAATTAATGgttctgtcactcacacacgcacatttaTGCTGGAAATAATCTAATGTTGCATCCTGACGTTAAGGAGCACTAATGCTACCTTACCAAAGTTTTGGTTTGAAAGATTTACTCCCCGAGACAACATGGACATAAGGAGGTGGACAGCCAGTCACGACTGTTATTGTTAGAGATGGCGCTGAATAAATCCTAAAATCCATTTCAGTAATTATAAGATGTGCTCATCAATCTTACACTAAAGTCAGATCAGACAATAAATTGTCAAAACACCAGAGCAGAATACAGGAAATGATATTTACTCTGTTTGAAATGTCCCCCAGTTAGATTTTCCCACGCAGATTGTGAACATGAGGAGGATGTTATATTTGAGTCTGAATTCACTAAAGAGCAGGACAGGAGCTTCAGTACAGACTCACTTATCTCTTTTAGGCCAAATATTAACCTTATCATATATGAATCATTTCCTCTCCATCCATCTACAGAaattttcactgtgttttcatgAGAAAGACTCAGGTTTGCAGTGTTTCTGTGAAAGGACACAGAACTACAGTAAGAGAAATGTCTTCCTACGTGTTCTCATCATGATGGCTGTGACTCAAAACGCTCTCTGCTTTCACGTCAAGGAGCTCAGAGAAGATTTATGCGTCAGGTTCATATCCATGACCGGTCCTTCACCTTTCCTCTGAACCAGGCGGACAGAGCTCCAGAGTAAGAGCCTCCAAAGCTGATCCAGATGTTCCTGCAGCTCAGGTTGAAGCTTTGCTGGATGTACTGGTGGAATACAGCCAAGTCAGCCAGGCTGGACCAAAGACACAGAAATACAGCCGTTCAGCATTCGCCTTCACAGAAATGTGAGGATACAAACAAAGACACGCTTAAGTGAAGACACGGAgtgcagagagacagatttGCGTGTTTCATGGAAACGATAACCGTCCTGGTTTTCCCTTCAGTGTCcttatttttgattatttgtccttaaaaaatgctttttgacGATTTTCCAGACAGAAAAATTCTGTCTTCTTAAAATTTGATCTATTTTTAAAGAGCGCTGGCCCGTTAGTGAGAAGGATACTGAAGTCTGACTGGAAAACACTTGATCCAGGAGTATGACTGTTATTCTGCTTTTATCATTTTGACATTAGAGTACGTTACA
It includes:
- the prss16 gene encoding thymus-specific serine protease — protein: MLLPLVRFLILPLLLNCADGGRVLREIKERVRDLQLQKAKQRLLMDSVGGHQPLRHVREGRLRQPLDHFNRRRVGTFAQRFFVNEAYWQRPDGPVFLFIGGEGPIYKFDVLAGHHVDMAGEHGALLLAVEHRFYGDSINPDGLETENLADLSSQQALADLAVFHQYIQQSFNLSCRNIWISFGGSYSGALSAWFRGKFPHLVYAAVASSAPVKAKLDFSAYNDVVGLSLMNEAVGGSAKCLAAVRDAFSTVEAALMGGNTSQVAADFGCCQIPKDPDDQIELMQNLADIFMGAVQYNEEGVLMSIAELCGFMTNTSEACGAEMEAYSRLVKLTQIYRSTNEEPCLEVSHEKAVKDLMDTSLRSGRRAARQWTYQTCTEFGFYQTCEDATCPFSGMLTLQDDTQLCPLLFGISQHSLPARVAFTNAYYGGAKAHTHRVLYINGGIDPWQELSVVSDKTLAEDGEAGTIFIEDTAHCADMMSRRVTDRCSLKKARKEIEKHVAGWLKTAAQEKMEKRGG